One genomic segment of Methanospirillum lacunae includes these proteins:
- a CDS encoding DUF2079 domain-containing protein, translating to MNHDLGIFSQALWSTVTEGTFFFNSLENTINAGVTSHFGVHTSPILAALLPVYALAPGVKTLLVVQSILLGLGAVPIYLTAKKILGNPGALIISLVYFLYPGLHGVNLTDFHEIAFLPLFLGFFLYACVLQRTRWIFLFGLLCLLIKEDVAVIILCASLYGVYVSRIQNRICFKTFLVLSIISAAWVIAAFFVIMPAFSPVHELISTTFISQYYQLGTHSDFDQMPRIIYFIELFGPLLFLPLLSPEILIISIPSFAEIFLSQSGFFNIGAQYSSLVVMPLFFATIFSLRKIQKKTDGNTHHFFEILLIGLVASSVISCCIYSPAVTINAILDAPEDMHADSDWFIKGVSQIPDTASVSTQANLVPFFSDRMNVYEDQINNADYIVFLTKFVNSKPYVDGIQDITRSYRCIYKENGLYIFKQTSLT from the coding sequence ATGAATCATGACCTGGGAATTTTTAGCCAGGCCCTCTGGTCTACAGTAACAGAAGGAACTTTTTTCTTCAACTCACTTGAAAACACAATCAATGCCGGTGTAACATCCCATTTCGGTGTGCATACTTCTCCGATACTCGCGGCGCTTCTCCCGGTATATGCCCTGGCTCCGGGAGTTAAGACACTCCTGGTAGTACAATCAATCCTTCTTGGTCTGGGAGCAGTGCCAATCTATCTGACAGCAAAAAAAATCCTCGGGAACCCAGGTGCTCTTATTATCTCTCTCGTTTACTTCCTGTACCCGGGTCTCCATGGAGTGAACCTGACAGACTTTCACGAAATAGCATTTCTTCCGCTATTTCTGGGATTTTTCTTATATGCCTGTGTACTGCAGAGAACCAGATGGATTTTTCTTTTCGGGTTGCTTTGCCTGTTGATCAAAGAGGATGTCGCAGTCATCATTCTTTGTGCATCGCTCTACGGCGTATATGTGAGCAGAATTCAAAACAGGATCTGTTTTAAAACGTTTCTCGTCCTTTCCATTATATCTGCTGCATGGGTAATTGCTGCATTTTTTGTCATCATGCCAGCTTTCAGCCCGGTGCATGAACTGATCTCTACAACCTTCATTTCACAGTACTATCAGTTGGGTACACATTCTGATTTTGACCAGATGCCCAGGATCATATACTTCATAGAATTATTTGGACCACTCCTGTTTCTCCCATTATTATCACCTGAAATTCTGATCATCTCCATTCCCTCATTTGCAGAAATTTTCCTTTCACAATCAGGTTTTTTTAACATCGGTGCACAGTATTCATCATTAGTGGTCATGCCACTCTTTTTTGCAACCATCTTCTCTCTCAGAAAAATTCAGAAAAAAACCGATGGGAACACACATCACTTCTTTGAGATCCTTCTTATTGGTCTTGTGGCAAGCAGTGTAATTTCCTGTTGTATTTACTCCCCGGCAGTAACAATCAACGCTATTCTTGATGCTCCTGAAGATATGCATGCAGATTCAGACTGGTTTATAAAGGGAGTGTCACAGATCCCGGATACTGCATCTGTGTCCACTCAGGCAAATCTGGTACCATTCTTTTCAGACAGGATGAATGTTTATGAAGACCAGATCAATAATGCTGACTATATAGTGTTTTTAACAAAGTTTGTGAACTCAAAGCCATACGTTGATGGGATACAGGATATTACCCGTTCATATCGATGTATTTACAAAGAAAACGGCCTGTATATCTTCAAACAAACCTCTCTCACATAA
- a CDS encoding tRNA(Ile)(2)-agmatinylcytidine synthase: MPENTEFWIGVDDTDSPEGMCTTWLGAKLIRDLRVLGFSIYEARLIRLNPTIPFRTRGNAAIAIRARGDPGVAFTQACSLVSAYADLKCEKTHPGVVVAKEQLPSDFYFKAVTSVCSISEVEELLKEHALAWKGYKLGRGLIGATAAIASVLPDHTWEYLAYREETRWATPRDVNHNSLFIADEETAPHTWDTVDWERGSVVCVPHSPDPVLYGIRGDSPFAVAHAVSCIRSEPFPWGQIWLTNQGTDAHLLEGTIGSLNENSSYRICGTVLHPPITGTGGHVSLVIGNGGKELTCMAFEPTKGFRQLVRSLIPGDQIIAVGSFLNGTLNLEKFCLCSMERDEVKSAPFCSKCQKQMTSAGAGKGYKCRKCGAKAPTPETIIRDREILTGWYEVPPTARRHLARPLIRGKEVFREGSFQSVS; the protein is encoded by the coding sequence TTGCCAGAAAATACTGAATTCTGGATCGGTGTTGATGACACAGACTCTCCAGAGGGAATGTGTACAACATGGCTTGGAGCAAAACTTATCAGGGATCTTCGTGTTTTAGGTTTTTCGATCTACGAAGCACGCTTGATAAGGCTAAATCCGACTATTCCCTTCCGGACAAGGGGAAACGCTGCTATTGCCATCAGGGCCCGAGGGGATCCTGGTGTTGCGTTTACTCAAGCATGCAGCCTTGTCAGTGCATATGCAGACTTGAAGTGCGAAAAAACACATCCAGGAGTAGTTGTCGCAAAGGAGCAACTTCCTTCTGACTTCTACTTTAAAGCAGTAACGTCTGTTTGTTCAATCTCTGAAGTTGAAGAACTCCTTAAAGAGCACGCTTTAGCCTGGAAGGGATATAAACTAGGACGGGGACTCATTGGAGCTACAGCCGCAATTGCTTCTGTTCTTCCGGATCATACATGGGAATATCTGGCTTACCGTGAAGAGACACGATGGGCCACACCCCGTGATGTCAATCATAACAGTCTCTTCATAGCAGATGAAGAGACAGCACCCCATACCTGGGATACTGTCGACTGGGAACGGGGTTCTGTTGTCTGTGTCCCTCATTCACCTGATCCGGTCCTCTATGGCATACGTGGTGATTCTCCATTTGCAGTTGCCCATGCTGTTTCATGCATTAGATCAGAGCCATTTCCCTGGGGACAGATCTGGCTTACAAATCAGGGAACCGATGCACACCTGCTTGAAGGAACAATCGGATCACTGAATGAGAACTCGTCGTACAGGATATGTGGAACTGTTTTGCATCCTCCGATCACAGGAACAGGCGGTCATGTCAGCCTGGTCATTGGAAATGGAGGGAAAGAACTCACCTGCATGGCATTTGAACCAACGAAAGGTTTCAGACAACTGGTGAGATCCCTTATTCCTGGAGATCAAATCATTGCGGTCGGCTCATTCCTAAACGGTACTTTAAATCTTGAAAAATTCTGCCTCTGTTCGATGGAGAGAGACGAGGTTAAATCAGCACCATTCTGCAGTAAATGCCAGAAGCAGATGACCAGTGCCGGAGCAGGTAAAGGATACAAGTGCAGAAAGTGCGGGGCGAAAGCCCCGACTCCGGAAACAATAATCAGAGATCGGGAGATCCTCACCGGATGGTATGAAGTCCCTCCAACAGCCCGCAGACACCTTGCACGACCCCTTATCAGGGGAAAAGAAGTCTTCAGGGAAGGTTCTTTTCAATCTGTATCCTAA
- a CDS encoding tautomerase family protein, with protein sequence MPAVQITMAEGRTQDQKRAVARRVTDVLVEELGVSPDAITVYIYEIGRDHIAKSGVFLSDTA encoded by the coding sequence ATGCCGGCAGTTCAGATTACCATGGCAGAAGGAAGAACACAGGATCAGAAGAGGGCGGTTGCCAGACGTGTTACCGATGTACTCGTCGAGGAACTGGGTGTATCTCCTGATGCAATAACCGTATACATCTACGAAATCGGGCGGGATCATATTGCTAAATCAGGAGTATTCCTTTCAGATACAGCATAA
- a CDS encoding deoxyhypusine synthase yields the protein MREGTYIHMDCDIPVRQAHLKPGMSVNDLVTVMEQAGAYNGGAFSRAVSIYTSMLTDARATRFLGFAGAMVPAGMGGIVSDLIRDGRVDALVSTGANLTHDVIEAIGCHHFKGTERCNDVDLRHEEINRIYDVYLPNDAFIAFEEFMQGVYSELEDGSVISISDLLAHIGSKLETGILATAARHNIPVFCPAIQDSMIGLQYWLFRQGRKVTVDAFADMTKIIDLCFESERAGALFIGGGVPKNFILQSMLMTPKGFTYAIQLTGDRPDLGGLSGATLDEARSWGKVEEDAETVTVYCDATITFPLLVATAMERIS from the coding sequence ATGCGTGAAGGTACATACATACACATGGACTGCGATATTCCGGTCAGACAGGCTCATCTCAAGCCGGGAATGAGTGTCAATGATCTGGTCACGGTGATGGAGCAGGCTGGTGCGTATAATGGAGGTGCTTTCTCCCGTGCTGTCTCCATCTACACATCCATGCTTACCGATGCACGGGCCACCCGATTCCTTGGATTCGCCGGGGCAATGGTTCCCGCAGGAATGGGAGGAATCGTTAGTGATCTGATCCGGGACGGACGAGTTGATGCCCTCGTCTCAACCGGGGCAAACCTCACTCATGATGTGATTGAGGCGATTGGCTGCCACCATTTCAAAGGAACGGAGCGTTGCAATGATGTGGATCTCAGACACGAAGAGATAAACAGGATATACGATGTCTACCTCCCTAACGATGCCTTCATCGCTTTTGAAGAGTTTATGCAGGGAGTATACAGTGAACTGGAAGACGGGAGTGTCATCTCTATTAGTGATCTCCTTGCCCACATCGGATCAAAGCTTGAGACAGGGATCCTTGCAACGGCAGCGAGACACAATATTCCGGTTTTCTGTCCTGCCATTCAGGACTCGATGATAGGTCTTCAGTACTGGCTCTTCCGTCAGGGGAGAAAAGTAACAGTTGATGCCTTTGCTGATATGACAAAGATCATCGATCTCTGTTTTGAATCTGAGAGAGCAGGAGCCCTCTTTATCGGGGGAGGGGTTCCGAAAAACTTCATCCTCCAGAGTATGCTGATGACTCCGAAAGGGTTTACCTACGCAATTCAACTGACCGGTGACAGGCCAGATCTGGGTGGTCTTTCAGGGGCAACCCTTGACGAGGCACGATCCTGGGGAAAAGTGGAAGAAGATGCAGAGACTGTGACTGTTTATTGTGACGCCACAATTACTTTCCCACTGCTTGTTGCAACAGCGATGGAGAGAATTTCGTGA
- the pyrF gene encoding orotidine-5'-phosphate decarboxylase: MTDLILALDPTTRTDAMRIASAAAPHIDAIKIGYPLILAEGLGIAKELKAFGLPLIADFKVADIPNTNQLIAQQVFEAGFSGIICHGFPGSDSVKACVNVAHDNGGECYVVAEMSHPGGAEFFQSGTAERIARVVIETGADGIIAPATRPERTRILREIIGTRKILSPGVGAQGGDPDAIAGLVDGIIVGRAIYESNDPGAAAARYASLRGKRT, translated from the coding sequence GTGACCGACCTTATCCTTGCACTTGATCCGACAACCAGAACAGATGCCATGCGGATCGCTTCAGCAGCAGCACCGCACATTGATGCAATAAAGATAGGGTATCCCCTCATCCTCGCCGAAGGTCTCGGTATTGCCAAAGAGCTAAAAGCATTTGGTCTCCCTCTTATTGCTGACTTCAAGGTTGCAGACATCCCAAATACCAACCAGCTCATTGCACAGCAGGTTTTTGAAGCAGGATTCTCAGGAATCATCTGCCATGGATTTCCGGGATCAGATTCGGTCAAGGCCTGCGTGAATGTTGCACATGACAATGGGGGAGAATGTTATGTGGTAGCCGAGATGAGTCATCCCGGAGGCGCTGAATTCTTCCAGAGCGGAACAGCAGAACGTATCGCCAGGGTGGTTATTGAAACCGGGGCTGATGGGATAATTGCACCTGCAACCAGGCCGGAGAGGACACGAATCCTGCGTGAGATTATTGGGACCAGAAAGATCCTTTCACCCGGTGTCGGAGCCCAGGGGGGGGATCCTGACGCAATAGCCGGTCTTGTCGATGGCATTATTGTCGGCAGGGCTATTTATGAATCAAATGATCCCGGGGCAGCAGCTGCCCGTTATGCCTCACTTCGCGGAAAGCGAACATAA
- the nrdD gene encoding anaerobic ribonucleoside-triphosphate reductase yields MIWSEQQRKIAAQYSSKDEVPVAERRYKCHSCHLIVDETPCPVCGEKNLEIMCPLDTCDCGHEISSTIEYCPLCGEPVCPECGSHDVVQISRVTGYLQDVSGWNAGKQQELKDRHRYSVV; encoded by the coding sequence ATGATATGGAGTGAACAACAGCGCAAGATTGCTGCACAGTATTCATCAAAAGATGAGGTACCGGTTGCAGAGCGGCGTTATAAATGTCATTCCTGCCATCTCATCGTAGATGAAACACCATGTCCTGTTTGTGGTGAGAAGAACCTGGAGATCATGTGTCCGCTTGACACCTGCGATTGTGGTCATGAAATATCCTCAACAATCGAATATTGCCCACTTTGCGGTGAACCAGTCTGTCCTGAATGCGGGTCTCATGATGTCGTGCAGATCAGCAGGGTCACCGGGTACCTTCAGGATGTATCAGGCTGGAACGCAGGAAAGCAGCAGGAACTCAAAGACAGACACCGATATTCGGTTGTATGA
- a CDS encoding cysteine-rich small domain-containing protein has translation MRYYLTKDTLIVRGSFRACSTGDNGGIKNVTSLLTQQVQPSNPVEHSLLIRNAAYRNGLSPETTFGLLIPEQSTHHAVFRYDQVTLFITAGVTGQDTGSREIQNAEDSRNMDVTMRMICTINGHLKDKDLLNALITVSKAEMEASPRDESFSGWDRRGFIIGAEHSDPSINNNPENIGEKIFRSSLYGAGYIRKHFLKIPDRSSIASSFHIHTTIGGDRWIEWNKKGCPYYPCHFRGQRCDFCYCPLYPCEDETLGEWTTGSRTSGRVWSCAPCTLNHQPAVVHHLRRNPEASNSELKSILVNYPQK, from the coding sequence ATGAGGTATTACCTCACAAAGGATACCCTCATTGTACGCGGCTCATTTCGTGCCTGCAGTACCGGGGATAATGGTGGCATTAAAAATGTCACATCTCTTTTAACCCAACAGGTACAGCCCTCAAATCCTGTTGAACATTCACTGTTGATTAGAAATGCAGCATATCGGAACGGACTGTCACCAGAAACAACATTCGGACTTCTGATCCCTGAACAATCGACGCACCATGCTGTGTTCAGATATGATCAGGTTACTCTGTTTATCACTGCCGGAGTTACCGGTCAGGATACAGGCAGCAGAGAAATACAGAATGCTGAAGACTCACGGAACATGGATGTCACCATGAGGATGATCTGTACCATTAATGGACACCTGAAAGACAAGGATCTGCTTAATGCACTGATAACAGTGAGCAAAGCAGAGATGGAAGCTTCACCTCGTGATGAAAGTTTTTCAGGATGGGACCGGAGAGGTTTCATCATCGGAGCGGAACATTCAGACCCCTCTATAAACAACAATCCGGAAAACATAGGCGAGAAGATATTTCGGTCCTCATTATACGGTGCTGGATATATCAGAAAACATTTTTTAAAGATCCCGGACCGATCCAGTATCGCATCGTCATTTCACATTCACACTACAATCGGTGGTGACCGGTGGATTGAATGGAACAAGAAGGGATGCCCGTATTATCCCTGTCACTTCAGGGGACAGAGGTGTGATTTCTGCTATTGCCCCCTCTATCCATGTGAAGATGAAACTCTTGGCGAATGGACAACCGGGTCGCGGACATCGGGGAGAGTATGGAGCTGTGCCCCCTGCACACTTAACCATCAACCGGCAGTGGTGCACCATCTGCGACGCAACCCCGAAGCAAGCAACTCTGAACTAAAATCGATTCTTGTAAATTATCCACAGAAGTAA
- a CDS encoding nucleic acid-binding protein has protein sequence MSEQTAFQRYEREPAKRVFAAEFRETTYHFKEGSEDKSPTFVLLPTGERCNRVFLVGLLADKKKSEGEAVFYQIKVKDPSGFFFVSAGSYQPEAMHQIASIETPTVEAKPTYVAVIGKPNVFTAPDGRTLVSVRAESVAAVNKQVHDCWILDTATRTLERLEKTDENPDLVKSKEIYKQSPDVWKRMVHEALKTVEI, from the coding sequence ATGAGTGAGCAGACTGCATTCCAGCGATATGAACGTGAACCGGCAAAGCGTGTTTTTGCAGCAGAGTTCAGGGAAACAACATACCACTTCAAGGAAGGTAGTGAAGACAAAAGCCCGACCTTTGTACTCCTCCCAACCGGAGAGCGATGTAACAGGGTATTTCTGGTAGGACTTCTTGCAGATAAGAAAAAATCAGAGGGTGAAGCCGTCTTCTACCAGATCAAGGTGAAGGATCCGAGTGGTTTCTTCTTTGTCAGTGCAGGTAGTTATCAGCCAGAGGCGATGCACCAGATTGCATCCATCGAGACACCGACTGTTGAAGCAAAGCCAACCTATGTAGCGGTGATAGGAAAACCCAACGTGTTTACTGCCCCTGACGGGAGAACACTAGTGTCGGTACGGGCTGAGTCTGTGGCTGCTGTCAATAAACAGGTGCATGACTGCTGGATCCTGGATACTGCGACACGAACCCTTGAGCGGCTTGAAAAGACTGATGAGAATCCGGATCTGGTAAAATCAAAAGAGATCTATAAACAGTCTCCTGATGTCTGGAAACGAATGGTTCACGAAGCCTTAAAAACTGTTGAGATTTAA
- a CDS encoding restriction endonuclease, translating to MMIPTYDVLMYPLLQHLSDGQQHTMRDLTEKLAEQYHLNEEERERVLPSGKQKIISSRVGWAKTYLKKAGLITNPGRGIIQITYQGKETLKQNLTELSDEYLDQFESFRAFKRSFNPQKSEHEDIHHKDFPDTRTPPEILTEGYQQIQNELISDLMQQILNCSPRFFESLVLDVLVAMGYGGSHNDAAQSVGRTGDGGIDGIIKEDKLGLDAIFLQAKRWKNSVGRPEIQSFAGALDGVRAKKGIFITTSVFTQDALNYIKGIEKKIVLIDGNQLANLMIEYNVGVSPVATYTIKRVDLDYFEEE from the coding sequence ATGATGATACCAACGTATGACGTGCTTATGTACCCTCTTCTTCAACATTTGAGTGATGGGCAGCAACATACAATGCGGGATTTAACTGAGAAACTTGCTGAACAATATCATCTAAATGAAGAAGAAAGGGAAAGAGTCCTTCCAAGTGGAAAGCAAAAGATCATTTCAAGCAGAGTTGGCTGGGCAAAGACGTACCTGAAAAAGGCAGGTCTAATAACAAATCCCGGACGAGGCATTATCCAGATAACATATCAGGGAAAGGAGACGCTGAAACAAAATTTGACTGAACTCTCTGATGAATATCTCGATCAATTTGAAAGTTTCAGGGCATTTAAGCGCAGTTTTAATCCCCAAAAATCTGAACATGAGGATATTCACCATAAAGACTTCCCAGATACAAGAACGCCACCTGAAATACTAACAGAAGGCTACCAACAGATACAGAACGAACTTATTTCTGACCTTATGCAACAGATACTCAACTGTTCACCTAGATTTTTTGAAAGTCTCGTCCTCGATGTTCTTGTCGCAATGGGATATGGGGGATCCCACAATGATGCAGCTCAATCAGTGGGCAGAACCGGAGATGGAGGAATTGATGGGATCATCAAAGAGGACAAACTTGGATTGGATGCAATTTTTTTACAAGCAAAACGATGGAAAAATTCAGTAGGAAGACCTGAGATCCAATCATTTGCAGGGGCATTAGATGGGGTCAGAGCAAAAAAAGGGATATTTATTACAACATCAGTGTTTACTCAGGATGCACTTAATTATATAAAAGGGATTGAGAAGAAGATAGTTCTGATTGACGGAAACCAACTGGCAAACCTGATGATCGAATATAATGTAGGTGTTTCACCTGTTGCTACATACACCATCAAAAGAGTAGATCTGGATTATTTTGAAGAAGAGTAA
- a CDS encoding 3,4-dihydroxy-2-butanone-4-phosphate synthase — protein MAEMAAISPTISICEMLDDESGLALSKEEVIRYAKKHGLVFVEGSEVLEEWDKVR, from the coding sequence ATGGCAGAGATGGCGGCGATCAGCCCGACGATCAGTATCTGTGAGATGCTTGATGATGAGAGCGGGCTTGCTCTGTCAAAAGAAGAGGTGATCAGGTATGCAAAGAAACATGGTCTGGTCTTTGTCGAAGGTTCAGAGGTTCTTGAAGAGTGGGACAAGGTGCGGTGA
- the ribB gene encoding 3,4-dihydroxy-2-butanone-4-phosphate synthase → MIREALDALKKGEMVLLYDFDNRERETDLTMRSDRITHRDICRMRHDAGGLICTAIPFASAKKLGLPFARDVLRNCAMVEQLGDIPYDPSNNSSFSLWVNHRNTFTGITDKDRSLTVNALSKVVQNTLDGEPVVFKDQFRTPGHMPVLIAAEKLLDQRHGQTELSVAMAEMAGINPTISICEMLDDESGLALSKEEAIKYAKKHGLVFVEGSEVLEEWDNRQT, encoded by the coding sequence ATGATTCGTGAGGCACTTGATGCACTTAAGAAGGGTGAGATGGTACTGCTCTATGATTTTGATAACAGGGAGCGTGAGACAGATCTCACCATGCGATCTGATCGAATAACCCACCGGGATATCTGTCGGATGCGTCATGATGCCGGTGGTCTGATTTGTACTGCAATTCCGTTTGCATCAGCGAAGAAACTTGGACTCCCGTTTGCAAGGGATGTTCTCAGAAACTGCGCCATGGTTGAACAACTTGGTGACATTCCCTATGATCCCTCAAACAATTCTTCATTCTCACTCTGGGTAAATCACCGGAATACCTTCACCGGGATCACTGACAAGGATAGATCGCTTACCGTAAATGCTCTCTCGAAGGTTGTCCAGAATACTCTCGATGGGGAACCTGTTGTCTTTAAAGATCAGTTCAGAACTCCCGGTCATATGCCAGTGCTGATTGCAGCAGAAAAACTTCTTGATCAAAGGCATGGCCAGACTGAACTTTCTGTTGCCATGGCAGAGATGGCGGGGATCAACCCGACGATCAGTATCTGTGAGATGCTTGATGATGAGAGCGGGCTTGCTCTGTCAAAAGAAGAGGCGATCAAGTATGCAAAGAAACATGGTCTGGTCTTTGTCGAGGGATCAGAGGTTCTTGAAGAATGGGATAACCGTCAGACATAA
- a CDS encoding DUF120 domain-containing protein, whose protein sequence is MTGPEDLECLKHIALRGGLHDPVFLNSQGLGCELGISPQTASRRLKSLEQQELIKRTIIADGQQITISEEGESVLRKEYCDYYRLFGRKETQYQFPGTVESGLGEGAYYMSIRQYVHQFEKILGFAPYPGTLNLRLSPVAIQRRKKLTIADWLVVDGFESEGRTFGQVRCLPCLIGNIPCGIVVPGRSHYPDALVEVVAPVGLRRELNLKDGDEVMIEVSL, encoded by the coding sequence ATGACAGGGCCTGAGGATCTTGAATGCCTGAAGCACATTGCTCTCCGGGGCGGACTTCATGATCCGGTCTTTCTCAACTCGCAGGGTCTGGGATGTGAACTTGGAATTAGTCCACAGACTGCTTCACGACGCCTTAAGTCACTGGAGCAGCAGGAACTCATCAAACGGACCATCATCGCTGACGGTCAGCAAATTACTATCAGCGAAGAGGGCGAGTCAGTACTTCGGAAGGAATACTGCGACTATTACCGGCTCTTTGGAAGAAAAGAGACGCAGTACCAGTTCCCTGGAACGGTGGAGTCCGGCCTTGGGGAAGGCGCATACTACATGAGCATCCGCCAGTATGTTCACCAGTTTGAGAAGATTTTGGGGTTTGCACCATATCCAGGTACATTGAATCTCCGTCTTTCACCTGTTGCAATCCAGCGAAGAAAAAAACTGACTATCGCTGACTGGTTAGTAGTTGATGGTTTTGAATCAGAGGGCCGGACATTTGGTCAGGTCCGGTGTCTTCCCTGCCTGATTGGTAATATTCCCTGTGGTATTGTAGTTCCAGGAAGATCGCATTATCCTGATGCACTCGTTGAAGTGGTAGCACCAGTGGGTCTGCGACGTGAACTGAATCTAAAGGATGGAGATGAGGTTATGATTGAGGTTTCATTATGA